One window of Lawsonibacter asaccharolyticus genomic DNA carries:
- a CDS encoding single-stranded DNA-binding protein produces the protein MLNHITIMGRLTRDPELRHTQTGTAVASFTLAVDRDFKDKATGDCTTDFIDVVAWRQTGEFVSRYFTKGRMAVVDGRLQLRDWTDKDGNKRRSAEVIANNVYFGDSKRDPGSDAQYGNDEQEQFSELTDDDGSLPF, from the coding sequence ATGCTTAACCATATCACTATTATGGGACGTTTGACCCGAGATCCAGAGCTCCGGCACACCCAGACCGGAACGGCTGTGGCCTCCTTCACTCTGGCGGTGGACCGGGACTTTAAGGATAAGGCTACTGGAGACTGCACTACCGATTTCATTGATGTGGTAGCTTGGCGGCAGACCGGCGAGTTTGTCAGCCGCTACTTCACAAAAGGCCGCATGGCCGTGGTAGATGGCCGCCTTCAGCTCCGTGACTGGACGGACAAGGACGGCAACAAACGCCGGAGTGCTGAGGTCATTGCAAACAATGTCTACTTCGGGGACTCCAAACGAGATCCTGGGTCCGATGCTCAATATGGAAATGATGAGCAGGAGCAGTTTTCTGAGCTTACAGATGATGATGGCAGTTTGCCCTTTTAA
- a CDS encoding prophage LambdaCh01 terminase large subunit PBSX: protein MSEVRLSSILGPSFHILARDVFQHGHTHYDLSGGRGSLKSSCVSLLVPLILLNNPNTHALVLRKVANTIRDSVYAQYLWAIGELGMAAYWDAKVQPMELIYRPTGQKIMFRGADDPMKIKSIKVPFGYIAVTHFEEKDQFAGRAEIRTILQSTMRGGSKFWNFESYNPPTSQDNWANKDSLEERADRLCHKSTYLEAPPEWLGTQFLAEAEHLRAVDERAYQHEYLGIPVGTGGNVFDNLELRDITDAEVASFDHIYQGVDWGWFPDPFAFVRVHYDRARETIYLVDEIYENKLTNDASGQKIKEKGYTDAYITCDSAEPKSAADYRAMGLPAKEAIKGPGSVEYGMKWLQRRKIVIDRRRTPNAAREFVSYEYERDKDGEIISGYPDANNHAIDATRYALERVFRRMGVIA from the coding sequence ATGTCTGAGGTTCGTTTATCATCCATTCTTGGCCCGTCATTCCATATACTGGCTCGGGACGTATTCCAACACGGACACACACACTATGATTTGTCTGGTGGCCGAGGCTCGCTTAAATCTTCCTGCGTGTCCCTGCTCGTACCACTCATCCTACTGAACAATCCCAATACCCATGCTCTGGTGTTGCGTAAGGTGGCAAACACAATTCGGGACAGCGTATATGCTCAGTATCTTTGGGCAATCGGAGAGCTGGGCATGGCGGCCTACTGGGATGCAAAGGTGCAGCCTATGGAGCTGATTTATCGGCCTACCGGACAAAAGATTATGTTCCGGGGCGCTGATGATCCCATGAAAATAAAATCTATCAAAGTGCCTTTTGGATATATTGCCGTAACACATTTTGAGGAGAAAGATCAATTTGCAGGCCGGGCAGAGATTCGCACCATCCTACAATCAACCATGCGTGGCGGATCTAAGTTCTGGAACTTTGAGAGCTACAACCCACCCACCAGTCAAGATAACTGGGCCAACAAGGACAGCTTGGAAGAGAGGGCAGACAGGCTGTGCCACAAGAGTACATACCTGGAGGCCCCGCCAGAGTGGCTTGGGACGCAGTTTCTGGCGGAAGCCGAGCACCTGAGAGCGGTGGATGAGCGGGCCTATCAGCACGAGTACCTCGGCATCCCGGTGGGCACTGGGGGGAATGTGTTCGACAATCTGGAACTGCGGGACATCACGGACGCGGAAGTGGCGTCCTTTGACCATATCTACCAGGGCGTAGACTGGGGATGGTTCCCTGACCCATTTGCGTTTGTCCGGGTCCACTACGACAGAGCGCGTGAGACGATATATTTGGTGGATGAAATTTATGAGAACAAGCTGACCAACGACGCCAGCGGGCAGAAGATAAAGGAGAAGGGGTACACCGACGCCTATATCACCTGCGACAGTGCTGAGCCGAAGTCGGCGGCGGACTACCGGGCCATGGGCCTGCCTGCAAAGGAGGCCATCAAGGGGCCTGGGAGCGTGGAGTACGGAATGAAATGGCTCCAGCGGCGGAAGATCGTTATAGACCGCAGAAGAACGCCAAATGCGGCGCGTGAATTTGTGAGTTACGAGTATGAGCGGGACAAGGACGGAGAGATCATCAGCGGATACCCCGATGCAAATAACCACGCCATAGATGCAACACGGTACGCCCTGGAGCGGGTATTCAGGCGCATGGGAGTGATAGCATGA
- a CDS encoding phage capsid family protein → MAVDIIDRSKLSGLIPEPVTREIIQGAVTESAVLRMARRLPNMTSKTQTLNVLDALPTAYFVNGEATTGASDSKASLKKTTNMAWDKKKIYAEEIAVIVPIPEAVLDDSDYDIWGEVRPRLQEAFGKVIDAAILYGTDKPTSWRDGLVPSATTANAVVTATSDIFKDIMGEGGVIAKVEESGYIPNGVMAAIQMRAKLRGLVDKNGQPIFKTDMQGDTRYALDGMSMYFPVNGAYDPEESLAIVGDWSQLVYAIRQDMTFKIFDSGVVQDPTTGNILYNLMQNDMVALRAVMRLGWEIPNPINAYNVGLENAFPFAVYAPAGG, encoded by the coding sequence ATGGCTGTTGATATTATTGATAGAAGTAAACTTTCCGGGCTTATTCCTGAACCCGTGACCCGTGAGATTATCCAGGGAGCCGTAACGGAGTCCGCCGTGCTGCGAATGGCCAGACGGCTGCCAAACATGACCAGTAAGACTCAGACCCTTAACGTGCTGGACGCACTGCCCACCGCCTACTTTGTGAACGGCGAGGCTACGACTGGAGCGTCTGACTCCAAGGCATCCCTCAAAAAGACCACCAACATGGCATGGGACAAGAAAAAGATCTACGCCGAGGAGATTGCAGTTATCGTGCCAATCCCTGAGGCGGTGCTGGATGACAGCGACTACGACATCTGGGGTGAAGTACGCCCCCGTCTCCAGGAAGCATTCGGCAAGGTCATCGACGCCGCTATTCTGTATGGAACGGACAAGCCCACCTCCTGGCGTGATGGCTTGGTCCCTTCTGCTACCACTGCAAACGCTGTTGTGACTGCTACCAGCGATATTTTCAAGGACATCATGGGCGAGGGCGGCGTGATCGCCAAGGTAGAAGAGAGCGGTTACATCCCCAATGGTGTAATGGCCGCCATCCAGATGCGTGCCAAGTTGCGCGGCCTGGTTGACAAGAATGGACAGCCCATCTTCAAGACCGACATGCAGGGTGATACCCGCTACGCACTGGACGGCATGAGTATGTATTTCCCTGTAAACGGCGCTTACGATCCGGAGGAATCCCTTGCCATCGTAGGCGATTGGAGCCAGCTGGTCTACGCCATTCGGCAGGATATGACCTTCAAGATTTTTGACAGCGGCGTGGTGCAGGACCCCACTACCGGGAATATCCTGTATAACCTGATGCAGAACGACATGGTGGCCCTCCGCGCCGTTATGAGGCTAGGCTGGGAGATCCCCAATCCCATCAATGCATATAACGTGGGCCTGGAAAATGCTTTCCCTTTTGCTGTTTACGCACCGGCGGGGGGTTAA